The proteins below are encoded in one region of Drosophila santomea strain STO CAGO 1482 chromosome 2R, Prin_Dsan_1.1, whole genome shotgun sequence:
- the LOC120444652 gene encoding protein charlatan isoform X4, with the protein MATLIPVNGGHPAASGQSSNVEATYEDMFKEITRKLYGEETGNGLHTLGTPVAQVATSGPTAVPEGEQRSFTNLQQLDRSAAPSIEYESGAAGASGNNVATTQANVIQQQQQQQQQTESGNSVVVTASSGATVVPAPTVAAVGGFKSEDHLSTAFGLAALMQNGFAAGQAGLLKAGEQQQRWAQDGSGLVAAAAAEPQLVQWTSGGKLQSYAHVNQQQQQQQQPHQSTPKSKKHRQEHAAELIYASPSTSANAAQNLAQSTPTSAPSNSSGGSTSSSGGGGGGRKKAAQAAAAAAAANGVHIQKRYACTHCPYSTDRRDLYTRHENIHKDEKPFQCYACLKQFNRADHVKKHFLRMHRELQYDINKTRRHISAGSGSSGSGSSGSGSHHSGGRGNVTINSAGVNIDNAFLEAQRHPTSSSMSIVETIEAVASATDMPLAQLKQEKMDDGAGVVLPLHVGVMQQPVASSSSGSSGSHGGNGNGGTNSGLLKPKREKRFTCCYCPWSGADKWGLKRHLNTHTKPFVCLLCDYKAARSERLATHVLKVHNKRACSKCSYLADTQEEYQVHMSDVHPHDNRPARSGNGNQSGGSSSGNSNGNGGGNGNNNANAGGHSQNLNVLRTIGNSLVANNQLNTYAGNAFG; encoded by the exons ATGGCCACACTAATACCAGTGAACGGCGGCCATCCAGCAGCGAGCGGACAATCCTCCAATGTGGAGGCGACATATGAAGATATGTTCAAGGAAATCACACGCAAATTGTACGGCGAGGAGACCGGAAACGGTTTGCATACGCTCGGCACGCCGGTGGCGCAGGTGGCCACCAGCGGGCCAACAGCGGTGCCCGAGGGCGAGCAGCGCTCCTTTACAAATCTG CAACAACTCGATCGCTCGGCGGCGCCCAGCATCGAATACGAGTCCGGTGCGGCAGGCGCCTCTGGTAATAACGTGGCCACCACCCAGGCCAATGTAatccagcaacaacaacagcagcaacagcaaacggAGTCGGGCAACTCCGTGGTGGTGACGGCCAGCAGTGGAGCGACTGTGGTGCCGGCACCCACTGTAGCGGCCGTTGGTGGCTTCAAGTCTGAGGATCATCTGAGCACTGCCTTCGGGCTGGCAGCCCTGATGCAGAACGGCTTCGCAGCTGGCCAGGCGGGTCTGCTGAAGGCCGGCGAGCAGCAACAGCGCTGGGCTCAGGACGGATCTGGTCTGGTGGCGGCCGCAGCCGCGGAACCACAACTCGTACAGTGGACCTCGGGCGGAAAGCTCCAGAGCTACGCTCACgtcaaccagcagcagcagcaacaacaacagccgcATCAGAGCACACCCAAGTCCAA AAAACACCGACAGGAGCATGCGGCTGAATTGATCTACGCCAGCCCCTCCACATCGGCCAATGCGGCCCAGAATCTGGCCCAATCCACACCCACCTCAGcgcccagcaacagcagtggcGGCAGCACCAGCTCCtccggcggcggaggcggcggtCGGAAGAAGGCTGCTCAAGCGGCTgcggccgccgctgccgcGAATGGAGTGCACATCCAGAAGCGTTACGCCTGCACCCACTGTCCATACTCGACGGACCGGCGGGATTTGTACACCCGGCATGAGAACATCCACAAGGACGAGAAGCCCTTCCAGTGCTATGCCTGCCTCAAGCAGTTCAACCGAGCCGATCATGTCAAGAAGCACTTCCTGCGCATGCACCGGGAGCTGCAGTACGACATTAACAAGACCCGGCGGCACATCTCGGCGGGCAGTGGCTCCTCGGGCAGCGGGTCCTCTGGAAGCGGTTCTCATCACTCCGGCGGCCGTGGTAACGTGACCATTAACTCGGCGGGCGTTAACATAGACAATGCCTTCTTGGAGGCCCAACGACATCCCACCTCGAGCAGTATGAGCATTGTGGAGACCATCGAGGCAGTGGCCTCGGCCACGGACATGCCGCTGGCCCAGCTCAAGCAGGAGAAAATGGACGATGGCGCCGGTGTGGTATTGCCCCTTCATGTGGGCGTTATGCAGCAACCGGTGGCTAGCTCGAGTTccggcagcagtggcagtcaTGGTGGCAATGGAAACGGTGGCACCAACTCCGGCCTGCTGAAACCCAAGCGGGAGAAGCGCTTCACCTGCTGCTACTGCCCTTGGTCTGGTGCGGACAAGTGGGGTCTCAAGCGGCACCTCAACACGCATACAAAGCCCTTCGTCTGCCTGCTCTGCGATTACAAGGCGGCGCGTTCCGAGCGCCTGGCCACCCACGTGCTAAAGGTGCACAACAAACGGGCCTGCAGCAAGTGCTCTTACTTGGCGGACACGCAGGAGGAGTACCAGGTTCACATGAGCGATGTGCA TCCGCACGATAATCGGCCGGCGCGCAGCGGCAACGGCAACCagagcggcggcagcagcagcggcaatagcaacggcaacggcggcggcaatggcaacaacaatgccaatgCCGGAGGCCACAGCCAGAACCTCAATGTGCTGCGAACTATTGGCAACAGCCTGGTGGCCAACAACCAGCTGAACACCTATGCCGGCAATGCTTTTGGGTAA